Proteins co-encoded in one Streptococcus ruminicola genomic window:
- a CDS encoding InlB B-repeat-containing protein, with protein MGNFFRKSNLIKKHKKLATFLAIMVALVTTCLLILPAITLDIERAREEPGVEVEQSSQSPPSLPAMGDSDSNLSSATESSQEADTSQTESTEDDLITQATTLTATNQDYTITADVNADAQLPKDTSLTVKEIKTDDEAYQSNYEKVQNSLTGKTIDNVLFYDITFESKGEKVEPKADVKVTITPKEAMDAKDNFDVLHFPDDGSQENISQKDVKEIDHKITSVSFDNSQFSAYALVTSSNPSESKANLNKVGGPRSTTVHNVTFKYTDNAGVEHEMTTAQIVDGGTITVFPTPVYREGYRFSRWVNAADGSTVTEDTTITGDMDVVAEYSEITIYNVTIQYYYHNNTSDTDTVFGNDIHHVEAKDTPYRVTSPPSVKPENDATVTDGEIYYPSQSIVELADANDLAAKDAADGTVDKKFTIRVQYVSADATYNIHYMLKNLTGNGYTEIESTQAHGVIGSTIRPQVLTYDYADFERTNSVTLTQAQGQDLYVYYTRKDFELSYNTNGGYYVEPTVGKYGESVPLTSVVPQKKGYSFDGWYDNPQLTGNKVTGNVTLDGNKTLYAKWKADTVGYTIAYFKEVYDNTTHTTHYVYDSSITRRATVDTTINASSAPNLASVPKGYQRENASGGPNSTSSIVVAADGSSVLNVYYSLIRYTFIFNLNNTIQNGWTTTSYTRGRINMNGHVYKDSEYVLHDIVLGQDVSSIWPSSTSDPQEVYYTTRNGNVDNNTLFDSWENEYKTKRQEVVPELLPDSGTTRTFKAWWTNRGNNYTAEYWLQQPDGSYVKSDKYSQSFIFTSGTFTAKEIFGYTYRTDQNFVANGVQYYGSNTSQRIYRFYYDRDSFKINYFYENDEVNTISNIPYEADISSSTYNYVPSRPSGVDSDYTWGGWYEDSMLTTPYNFTTMPNHNVILYAKWNPPRYNVSFNLNGGEGATPATQSVEKYVCAQAPADPTREHYTFDGWFDQNGKRFDWTKPITSDTVLTAHWKLNPLTYTVQYVDADNNNSKLSPDKVVTSPALQIGDTVTEKALAITGYRPGNNEKSISLDYENNVITFYYTRKQMQVNYTVRYLLQGTNEVLKQEVTKTVNGDTVRVKEIAADVGSEYYPLNDVLTLTLTSSSANNVITFYYSKKTDGNITFHYLDMDGNPIPGVAPVEETIGQGGTCDTIDHHLNIPGYTYHSGKDVTDSNNPTSVKEFYTFRGGENIDVNFYYKKDLNIVARDKEKDYDGTALKSNGLADINDSYRLSLQSGDKIGSITYSGSQTNVGTSSTTPSDITITNDDGDDRTDYYNIVYVPGTLTVNPLYVSVMIDGDTIAKVYDGTYSTVGYHITRISTSLYTEDKIQFNGSDSSLTEKNAGTYILDLANHFTNTDPNFDVHFQVSNGALTIHKRDVVLTSAEATKTYDGTPLTAHTVTVSPMTDTDGFVLGEGVQSYNFTGSQTNPGTSYNYFTYTLMANTNPVNYNISITHGHLIVYPTVNLQLTDANWNPLSGGSFKLEQRSGDVWTVTDSSWEDIQVDSESGVNLSGLTPGRYRLTQKTAPDGHRIINKNVYFRVVEDRDEFDNSTYTVILTNAAGNQAENNDARRLVNGSTGYNNRLQVVNPAGSELPSSGGIGTKKIVGTGIILMIIATLATIFNRWKKAINKSG; from the coding sequence ATGGGAAATTTTTTTAGAAAAAGTAATTTAATAAAAAAACATAAAAAGCTTGCAACTTTCCTTGCTATAATGGTAGCTCTGGTAACGACATGCCTTCTAATCTTGCCAGCTATCACATTAGATATCGAAAGAGCTAGAGAAGAGCCTGGCGTTGAAGTAGAACAAAGTAGTCAATCGCCACCAAGCCTTCCAGCTATGGGAGATTCTGATAGCAATCTAAGTTCTGCAACTGAAAGCTCACAAGAAGCAGATACTTCTCAGACAGAATCTACTGAGGATGACTTAATCACACAGGCAACAACATTAACAGCTACTAATCAAGATTATACGATTACAGCAGATGTTAATGCGGATGCGCAATTGCCTAAAGATACAAGTTTGACTGTTAAAGAAATCAAAACCGATGATGAAGCTTATCAATCAAATTATGAAAAAGTCCAAAATTCTTTAACAGGAAAGACGATTGATAATGTCCTTTTCTATGACATTACTTTTGAATCAAAAGGTGAAAAAGTAGAACCTAAAGCTGACGTTAAGGTGACAATCACACCAAAAGAAGCTATGGATGCAAAAGATAACTTTGATGTTTTGCATTTCCCTGATGATGGTTCGCAAGAAAATATTTCACAAAAAGATGTCAAAGAAATCGATCATAAAATCACATCAGTTTCTTTTGATAATAGTCAATTTTCAGCTTATGCTTTGGTAACATCAAGCAATCCTTCTGAGTCAAAAGCCAATCTTAATAAAGTTGGCGGTCCAAGATCAACAACAGTTCACAATGTGACGTTCAAGTACACTGACAATGCTGGTGTCGAACATGAAATGACAACTGCACAAATTGTCGATGGAGGAACAATTACAGTCTTCCCAACGCCAGTTTATCGTGAAGGTTATCGTTTCAGTAGATGGGTGAATGCAGCTGATGGTTCAACGGTTACAGAAGACACTACAATTACTGGTGATATGGACGTTGTTGCTGAGTATTCTGAAATTACAATTTACAACGTCACAATTCAATATTATTACCATAACAATACTTCAGATACAGATACTGTCTTTGGTAATGATATTCACCACGTTGAAGCCAAAGATACACCTTATCGTGTAACATCACCGCCTTCTGTTAAACCAGAAAACGATGCTACAGTAACTGATGGTGAAATTTATTATCCAAGCCAATCAATTGTTGAATTAGCTGATGCTAATGATTTAGCTGCTAAGGATGCAGCGGATGGAACTGTCGATAAGAAATTTACGATTAGAGTTCAATATGTGTCTGCGGATGCAACTTACAACATCCACTACATGTTGAAAAATTTAACTGGTAATGGTTACACTGAAATTGAATCAACTCAAGCTCATGGTGTTATTGGATCAACAATCAGACCACAAGTCTTGACTTACGATTACGCTGATTTTGAACGAACAAACTCGGTAACACTTACTCAAGCTCAAGGGCAAGATTTGTACGTTTATTACACACGTAAAGATTTCGAACTTTCATATAATACAAACGGTGGTTATTATGTTGAACCAACAGTTGGTAAGTATGGAGAATCAGTTCCTTTAACGAGTGTAGTACCACAGAAAAAAGGTTACTCTTTTGATGGCTGGTATGATAATCCACAGCTAACCGGTAATAAGGTTACTGGTAACGTTACACTAGATGGTAATAAAACATTGTATGCTAAGTGGAAAGCTGATACAGTTGGTTATACAATAGCTTACTTCAAAGAAGTTTATGATAACACGACTCACACGACCCACTATGTTTACGATAGTTCAATTACACGAAGAGCTACCGTTGATACGACAATAAATGCATCAAGTGCGCCGAACCTTGCTAGTGTTCCAAAAGGTTATCAACGTGAAAATGCATCTGGTGGTCCAAATAGTACGTCATCAATTGTTGTAGCAGCGGATGGTTCATCTGTTCTGAATGTCTACTATAGCTTGATTCGTTATACATTTATTTTTAACTTGAATAATACTATTCAAAACGGTTGGACTACTACTAGTTATACTCGTGGCCGCATTAATATGAATGGTCATGTCTATAAGGATTCAGAATATGTCCTACATGATATTGTTTTAGGTCAGGATGTCTCAAGTATCTGGCCAAGTTCAACATCAGATCCACAAGAAGTTTATTACACTACTCGTAATGGTAATGTTGATAATAATACTTTATTTGACTCTTGGGAAAATGAATACAAGACCAAACGTCAAGAAGTGGTGCCAGAACTTTTACCGGATTCAGGGACAACTAGAACCTTTAAGGCTTGGTGGACAAATAGAGGTAATAACTACACGGCTGAATATTGGTTGCAACAACCTGATGGCTCTTATGTCAAGTCTGATAAATATAGCCAATCATTCATCTTTACATCTGGTACATTTACCGCAAAAGAAATCTTTGGTTATACTTACCGCACTGACCAAAACTTTGTAGCAAATGGTGTTCAATATTATGGTAGTAATACAAGTCAAAGAATTTATCGTTTCTACTATGATCGTGATAGTTTCAAAATCAATTACTTCTATGAAAATGATGAAGTAAATACGATTTCTAACATTCCATACGAAGCAGACATTTCATCATCAACTTATAATTACGTTCCAAGTCGACCAAGTGGTGTCGATAGTGATTATACTTGGGGTGGTTGGTATGAGGATTCGATGTTAACAACACCGTATAACTTTACCACAATGCCAAATCACAACGTGATTTTGTATGCTAAGTGGAATCCTCCACGTTATAACGTGTCATTTAATTTGAATGGTGGTGAAGGAGCTACTCCTGCGACACAATCTGTTGAAAAATATGTTTGTGCGCAAGCGCCAGCTGATCCTACTCGAGAACACTACACGTTTGATGGTTGGTTCGACCAGAACGGTAAACGATTTGACTGGACTAAGCCAATTACATCAGATACCGTATTGACTGCTCATTGGAAATTAAATCCATTGACTTACACTGTTCAGTATGTTGATGCTGACAATAATAACAGTAAGTTATCACCTGATAAGGTGGTAACAAGCCCAGCGCTTCAAATCGGTGATACTGTAACTGAAAAAGCCTTGGCAATCACTGGTTATCGTCCAGGTAATAATGAAAAATCTATTAGTCTAGATTATGAAAATAATGTCATCACTTTCTACTACACTAGAAAACAAATGCAAGTTAATTACACGGTTCGTTACTTGTTGCAAGGTACAAATGAAGTCCTTAAACAAGAAGTCACTAAGACAGTTAATGGTGATACGGTTCGTGTTAAGGAAATTGCAGCCGATGTTGGTAGTGAGTACTACCCACTAAATGACGTTTTGACGTTGACCTTGACTTCAAGCTCAGCAAACAACGTTATTACATTCTACTACAGTAAGAAAACAGATGGTAACATTACTTTCCATTATCTTGATATGGATGGTAATCCAATTCCTGGTGTTGCACCAGTTGAAGAAACAATCGGTCAAGGTGGTACTTGTGATACTATTGACCATCATCTAAATATCCCAGGATATACTTATCACTCAGGAAAAGATGTAACAGATAGTAATAATCCTACTAGCGTAAAAGAATTCTACACCTTCCGAGGTGGTGAAAATATTGATGTTAATTTCTACTATAAGAAAGACCTCAATATTGTAGCGCGTGATAAGGAAAAAGATTATGATGGTACAGCTCTTAAGAGCAATGGCTTGGCAGATATAAATGATTCTTACAGACTTTCACTACAAAGTGGTGATAAGATTGGTTCAATCACTTATTCTGGTTCTCAAACTAACGTCGGAACAAGTAGCACAACACCATCAGACATTACAATCACTAACGATGATGGTGATGACCGAACTGATTATTACAATATTGTTTACGTACCTGGTACGCTAACGGTTAATCCGCTTTATGTATCTGTCATGATTGACGGTGATACTATCGCAAAAGTCTATGACGGTACATATTCAACAGTTGGATATCATATTACACGTATTAGTACAAGTCTTTACACAGAAGATAAGATTCAATTTAATGGCTCAGACTCAAGTCTTACTGAAAAAAATGCTGGAACATATATATTAGATCTAGCTAATCACTTTACTAATACCGATCCTAACTTTGATGTTCACTTCCAAGTATCAAATGGAGCTCTTACTATTCATAAACGTGATGTTGTTTTGACATCTGCTGAAGCAACTAAGACTTATGACGGTACTCCATTAACGGCTCACACTGTAACAGTAAGTCCAATGACTGATACCGATGGATTTGTCCTAGGTGAAGGAGTTCAATCATACAACTTCACAGGTAGTCAAACAAATCCTGGTACAAGTTATAACTACTTTACTTACACATTGATGGCTAATACCAACCCCGTTAACTACAATATCTCAATCACACACGGTCACTTGATTGTTTATCCAACAGTCAATCTTCAATTGACAGATGCTAACTGGAATCCTCTTTCTGGTGGAAGCTTCAAACTTGAACAACGTAGTGGAGATGTGTGGACAGTAACTGACAGTTCTTGGGAAGACATTCAGGTCGATTCTGAGTCTGGTGTTAACCTCAGCGGACTAACTCCAGGACGCTATCGTCTCACTCAAAAAACTGCTCCAGATGGCCATAGGATTATTAATAAAAATGTTTACTTCAGGGTTGTCGAAGACCGTGACGAATTTGATAATTCTACTTACACAGTCATTCTTACGAATGCAGCTGGTAACCAAGCAGAAAATAATGATGCTAGACGATTAGTAAATGGTTCTACAGGTTACAACAATCGTCTCCAAGTGGTTAACCCAGCTGGTAGTGAACTACCAAGCAGTGGTGGTATTGGTACGAAGAAAATCGTTGGTACAGGTATTATTTTAATGATTATTGCTACCCTAGCTACCATCTTTAATAGGTGGAAAAAAGCTATTAATAAAAGTGGTTAG
- the lepB gene encoding signal peptidase I: MKKNENITLPTTSEIEELYKKAKYRKLFSEKIRSTVFMLIVVAAFAILVAMLYLPTLRIYGKSMKGTLESGDIVLAVKSNRFKTGDVVAFYYNNNILVKRVIAKSGDWVNITKDGTVYVNDKKINEPYIENKAYGETNIKFPYQVPENRIFVLGDNRKVSIDSRNTSVGAVSDEQLVGKLIFRIWPLSDIGTLN, translated from the coding sequence ATGAAAAAGAATGAAAATATCACTCTCCCGACAACGAGTGAGATTGAGGAACTCTATAAGAAAGCAAAATACCGTAAACTATTTTCTGAAAAGATTAGAAGTACGGTTTTTATGTTAATCGTTGTTGCAGCCTTTGCGATTTTGGTAGCCATGCTTTATCTTCCAACCCTCAGAATTTATGGGAAATCCATGAAGGGAACGCTAGAAAGCGGGGATATCGTATTAGCTGTTAAGAGTAATCGCTTTAAGACGGGAGACGTCGTTGCATTTTATTACAACAACAATATCTTAGTTAAACGTGTCATTGCCAAATCTGGTGACTGGGTTAACATCACAAAAGATGGTACAGTTTACGTCAATGACAAGAAAATAAATGAACCCTATATCGAGAACAAGGCTTATGGTGAGACAAACATCAAGTTTCCTTACCAAGTTCCAGAAAATCGTATCTTTGTTTTAGGAGATAACCGTAAAGTCTCTATTGACTCGCGAAATACTTCTGTCGGTGCGGTTTCGGATGAACAATTAGTTGGTAAACTAATTTTTAGAATCTGGCCTTTATCAGATATTGGAACTCTAAATTAA
- a CDS encoding DNA repair protein — protein sequence MSRNNFRRLKRIELYEIMLAQSKEIDRLRDELAKANEKLENQEIRLANAGSIAEASLSLTKVFEESQKAADLYLKNVKLMNGEAEHEKE from the coding sequence GTGAGTAGAAATAATTTTCGAAGATTAAAACGTATCGAACTATATGAAATTATGTTAGCGCAAAGCAAAGAGATTGATAGATTACGAGATGAGTTGGCAAAGGCTAATGAAAAATTGGAGAACCAAGAAATTCGCCTAGCTAACGCTGGATCTATCGCAGAAGCTTCTCTTAGTTTGACAAAGGTTTTTGAAGAAAGTCAAAAAGCAGCGGATTTATATCTTAAAAATGTCAAATTAATGAATGGAGAAGCAGAACATGAAAAAGAATGA
- the mutY gene encoding A/G-specific adenine glycosylase, with amino-acid sequence MTNLKDYGIDMWDAEKIASFRRTLLNWYDNEKRDLPWRRTKNPYHIWISEIMLQQTQVVTVIPYYERFLDWFPTIESLANAPEEKILKAWEGLGYYSRVRNMQKAAQEIMENFGGVFPDNHKDILSLKGIGPYTAGAIASIAFGLPEPAVDGNVMRVMARLFEVNYDIGDPKNRKIFQAIMEVLIDPERPGDFNQALMDLGTDIESAKNPRPDESPIRFFSAAYLHGTYDKYPIKLPKKKPKPIQIQAFVIRNSDGDFLMEKNLDGRLLGGFWSFPIMETDVIGQQLDLFEKNNAALQTISQKTRFEDDYQLKPNWTSKTFPAVKHTFSHQKWTIELIEGNVTTTDFTTTKELHWVPQDQLSQYPMATPQKKMLKVYLEGK; translated from the coding sequence ATGACTAATTTGAAAGACTACGGTATCGACATGTGGGATGCTGAAAAGATTGCTTCTTTTCGACGCACCCTGCTTAATTGGTACGATAATGAAAAACGTGATTTGCCTTGGCGCAGGACAAAAAATCCTTACCACATTTGGATATCTGAAATTATGCTGCAGCAAACTCAAGTAGTTACTGTTATTCCTTACTATGAGCGCTTTTTAGACTGGTTTCCAACCATCGAGTCACTGGCTAATGCTCCTGAAGAAAAAATACTCAAAGCTTGGGAAGGGCTTGGCTACTACTCTCGCGTGCGCAACATGCAAAAAGCTGCGCAAGAAATCATGGAAAATTTTGGCGGGGTATTTCCTGACAATCACAAGGACATTCTTTCGCTGAAAGGTATCGGCCCTTATACGGCTGGCGCGATCGCTAGTATCGCTTTTGGGCTTCCTGAACCTGCTGTTGATGGCAATGTCATGCGTGTTATGGCTAGGCTTTTCGAGGTCAATTACGATATTGGTGACCCTAAAAATCGAAAAATTTTCCAAGCTATTATGGAAGTACTCATCGACCCAGAGCGTCCTGGTGATTTTAACCAAGCACTGATGGACCTTGGAACGGATATCGAATCAGCTAAGAACCCTCGTCCAGATGAATCACCGATTCGATTTTTCAGCGCAGCTTATCTACACGGAACTTACGACAAATATCCTATAAAACTTCCTAAGAAAAAACCAAAACCGATACAAATTCAAGCCTTTGTCATTCGTAACAGTGACGGCGATTTCTTAATGGAAAAAAATCTTGATGGACGATTACTTGGAGGATTCTGGTCATTTCCAATCATGGAAACTGATGTTATCGGACAGCAACTTGACTTATTTGAAAAAAATAATGCTGCGCTTCAGACCATTTCACAAAAAACAAGATTTGAAGATGATTATCAGCTCAAGCCAAATTGGACAAGTAAGACATTTCCAGCTGTCAAACACACCTTCAGCCACCAAAAGTGGACCATTGAGCTCATCGAAGGAAACGTAACAACAACTGACTTCACGACCACCAAAGAACTCCACTGGGTCCCACAAGACCAACTCTCACAATACCCCATGGCAACCCCGCAGAAGAAGATGCTGAAGGTTTATTTGGAGGGGAAATAG
- a CDS encoding NADPH-dependent FMN reductase yields the protein MKLVAIVGTNSERSTNRKLLKFMAKHFSDKADIELLEIKDLPAFNEPEDKLAPASVAEFSKKIASADGVIIATPEYDHTIPAPLSSALEWIAYTSRALVNKPTMIVGASLGALGTSRAQAHLRQILDAPELKARIMPGIEFLLGHSEQVLDDENNLNNPEKVAELEENFKEFQAFVEITNQVVSKADTDRKKAFAWEVN from the coding sequence ATGAAATTAGTTGCTATTGTCGGAACGAATTCTGAGCGTTCTACCAACCGTAAGTTGTTAAAATTTATGGCAAAGCATTTTTCAGATAAGGCTGACATTGAACTTCTTGAAATCAAAGATTTGCCAGCTTTCAACGAACCTGAAGACAAGCTAGCTCCTGCTAGTGTCGCAGAATTTTCTAAGAAAATTGCTAGCGCAGATGGTGTTATCATTGCAACGCCTGAGTATGACCATACTATCCCAGCGCCTTTATCTTCTGCTCTCGAATGGATTGCCTACACTAGTCGCGCTCTTGTCAATAAACCAACTATGATTGTAGGTGCTTCTCTTGGTGCTCTTGGAACTTCACGCGCACAAGCACACCTCCGCCAAATCTTAGACGCTCCTGAGTTGAAAGCACGTATCATGCCTGGAATCGAGTTTCTTCTCGGTCACTCCGAACAAGTTTTAGACGATGAAAATAATCTTAATAATCCTGAAAAGGTAGCTGAGCTTGAGGAGAATTTTAAAGAATTCCAAGCTTTCGTTGAGATTACCAATCAAGTTGTCAGCAAAGCTGATACTGACCGTAAAAAAGCTTTCGCTTGGGAAGTCAACTAG
- a CDS encoding flavocytochrome c translates to MKLVAIVGTNAKKSYNRLLLQYMARHFAKQADIELLEITDVPMFNETDDQTESAVIQNFNTKITEADGVIIATPEHNHTIPSSLNSLIEWLSFNIHPLTGKPVMIVGASYGIQGSSRAQLHLRQILDAPGVNAVVMPGSEFLLGLAHQAFDENGDLKDQGTIDFLESCFFRFVRFATIANQLNEPEDVRFEPGTYQVTTVGHNGDLPMSVTLSEERIEAIDIDSSGETGGIADVVFTRIPNEIIEGQTLNVDAISGASVTSKGVLNGVARAVRQAGANPDALRSRPKAPSALDREDKTYDTELVIVGGGGAGLTAAARALQAGKKVILVEKFPAVGGNTVRAGGPMNAPDPAWQNTFAANPGEAHNLQELHDIDESTIDPEFLSDFRALKTEIEEYLKDPTYLFDSKLLYRIQTYLGGKRKDLKGHEIHGNYELIRVLTEHALESVRWLENIGVEFLRDEVTMPVGAIWRRGHKPKVPMGVAYIAVLKDFVLKNGGIILTDTQVKELVVTDGVVTGVKGSGRNGQTITVNGKAVILTTGGFAANTKMLQKYNTYWSEIDDDIATSNTPAATGDGILLGQSVGADLVGMGFSQMMPVSDPVTGALFTGLQVPPANFIMVNTKGKRFVDEYGSRDQLSQAAIDNGGLFYLIADENIKETAYNTSQEKIDAQVEAGTLFKADTLEELAEQINIDPATLVETITNYNSYVDAGHDPEFDKGAFDLKVEKAPFYATPRKPATHHTMGGLKIDTHAHVINEDGKIIKGLFAAGEVAGGLHAGNRLGGNSLTDIFTFGRIATDTAIAEYLD, encoded by the coding sequence ATGAAATTAGTTGCTATCGTTGGAACCAATGCTAAAAAATCATATAATCGACTTTTACTACAATATATGGCAAGACATTTTGCTAAACAAGCAGATATTGAGCTTTTAGAAATCACTGATGTCCCAATGTTTAACGAAACAGATGACCAAACAGAATCTGCTGTTATCCAAAATTTCAACACCAAAATCACTGAAGCTGACGGTGTGATTATTGCTACACCTGAACATAATCACACTATCCCATCAAGCTTAAACAGTCTGATTGAGTGGCTATCATTTAACATTCATCCATTGACTGGTAAGCCTGTCATGATTGTTGGGGCTTCTTATGGTATCCAAGGGTCTTCACGCGCACAGCTCCATCTTCGCCAAATTCTAGATGCTCCTGGTGTTAATGCTGTTGTCATGCCAGGTAGTGAATTTTTACTCGGTCTTGCTCATCAAGCTTTTGATGAAAATGGCGACCTCAAAGACCAAGGCACAATTGATTTCTTAGAATCTTGCTTCTTCCGCTTTGTTCGCTTTGCAACGATTGCTAATCAGCTCAACGAACCTGAAGACGTACGCTTTGAACCTGGTACTTACCAAGTCACAACGGTCGGACATAACGGTGACCTTCCAATGTCAGTAACCCTTTCAGAAGAACGCATCGAAGCCATCGATATTGATTCATCTGGTGAAACAGGAGGAATTGCTGACGTGGTCTTCACCCGCATTCCAAATGAAATCATCGAAGGTCAAACCCTTAATGTCGATGCCATTTCTGGTGCTTCAGTTACTTCAAAAGGTGTCCTAAATGGGGTCGCGCGTGCGGTGCGCCAAGCTGGTGCTAATCCTGACGCCCTTCGTTCACGTCCAAAAGCTCCTTCAGCTCTTGATAGAGAAGACAAAACTTACGACACAGAACTTGTCATTGTCGGTGGGGGCGGTGCTGGTTTGACAGCAGCTGCTCGAGCCCTTCAAGCTGGTAAAAAAGTCATCCTCGTTGAAAAATTCCCAGCGGTCGGTGGAAACACTGTCCGCGCTGGTGGTCCAATGAATGCCCCTGACCCTGCTTGGCAAAATACATTTGCTGCTAACCCAGGTGAAGCACATAATTTACAAGAACTTCATGACATTGACGAATCAACTATCGACCCTGAATTCTTATCTGATTTTCGTGCTCTTAAGACTGAAATTGAAGAATACCTCAAAGACCCAACTTATCTTTTTGACTCAAAACTTCTCTACCGTATCCAAACTTATCTTGGCGGTAAACGTAAAGACCTCAAAGGGCATGAAATCCACGGTAATTATGAACTTATTCGTGTTCTAACAGAACATGCTCTTGAATCTGTTCGTTGGTTGGAAAATATCGGTGTCGAATTTCTACGTGACGAGGTAACTATGCCAGTTGGTGCTATTTGGCGTCGTGGTCATAAACCAAAAGTTCCAATGGGCGTTGCCTACATCGCTGTCTTGAAAGATTTCGTTTTGAAAAACGGAGGAATCATTCTAACAGATACCCAGGTTAAAGAACTCGTTGTAACTGATGGTGTCGTCACAGGTGTCAAAGGTAGCGGACGCAATGGACAAACTATTACCGTCAATGGTAAAGCTGTGATTTTGACAACAGGTGGATTTGCAGCCAATACTAAAATGCTCCAAAAATACAACACTTACTGGTCAGAAATCGATGATGACATTGCGACATCAAATACACCTGCTGCTACTGGTGACGGTATCCTACTTGGTCAATCTGTTGGTGCAGACCTTGTCGGTATGGGATTCAGCCAAATGATGCCAGTATCTGACCCAGTGACTGGCGCACTTTTCACAGGGCTTCAAGTACCTCCAGCAAACTTTATCATGGTCAACACCAAAGGTAAACGATTCGTCGATGAATATGGTAGCCGTGACCAATTATCTCAAGCAGCTATTGATAACGGTGGACTCTTCTATCTTATCGCCGATGAAAATATCAAAGAAACAGCCTACAACACTAGCCAAGAAAAAATTGATGCCCAAGTTGAAGCAGGTACCCTCTTTAAGGCTGATACCTTGGAAGAATTGGCTGAGCAAATCAACATTGACCCTGCTACTTTAGTAGAAACAATTACTAACTACAACTCTTATGTTGATGCTGGTCATGACCCTGAATTTGACAAAGGTGCCTTCGACCTCAAAGTCGAAAAAGCACCATTCTACGCAACACCACGTAAACCAGCCACACACCACACAATGGGTGGTCTAAAAATCGATACTCACGCCCATGTCATCAACGAAGATGGCAAAATTATCAAAGGTCTCTTTGCTGCTGGTGAAGTTGCAGGTGGACTCCACGCAGGTAACCGACTCGGTGGTAACTCATTAACAGACATCTTCACATTCGGTCGCATCGCAACCGATACTGCCATCGCAGAATATCTTGATTAA
- a CDS encoding YjdF family protein: protein MKMTVYFDGAFWSALVEFTDSNKRYKAFRYVFGKEPKDDDILNFIDVSLGKWLYRYDKVEVSSEFSAPAISQKKRNPKRVQRDINKAKCKPVVSTKAQLAMQEMREEFKKAQKSKQKVRRELEKERKYLLRQEKRHQKKRGH, encoded by the coding sequence ATGAAAATGACAGTATATTTTGATGGTGCATTTTGGTCAGCTTTAGTTGAATTTACGGATTCGAATAAACGTTACAAGGCTTTTCGTTACGTGTTTGGTAAAGAACCAAAGGATGATGATATTCTAAACTTTATTGATGTTTCTTTGGGGAAATGGCTGTACAGGTATGATAAGGTCGAAGTAAGCTCTGAGTTTTCAGCGCCAGCTATTTCACAGAAAAAACGAAATCCAAAACGGGTGCAACGTGATATCAATAAGGCAAAGTGTAAGCCTGTGGTGTCAACGAAAGCTCAGCTTGCTATGCAGGAAATGCGTGAGGAATTCAAGAAAGCTCAAAAGTCTAAGCAAAAGGTGAGGCGTGAGCTAGAAAAGGAACGGAAATACTTGCTTAGGCAAGAAAAGCGTCATCAGAAAAAGCGGGGACATTGA